Sequence from the Nymphaea colorata isolate Beijing-Zhang1983 chromosome 9, ASM883128v2, whole genome shotgun sequence genome:
TGTTTCTGATATTTCACCTAAATAATATAGATTCTCCATGTATTTAGctagaagaaattgaaaagaaaatataaaacttaAGATATAAACATTGAGCTAAAACTAGTTACTCTTATAGCCATCTCAGTAGTTCTTCATCGACAGATTGCCTATTTTTCTGTGCGTTATACAATCTTAAACTTTAGTTGGTTTTTGACCCATCTACTTTTCAGCCACCTGAGATATAAAAGGCAAATTTACATGCTtattatgagaaaaaataaaattaatgaagtgAAAATATAAGTAAGACTCATCAATCATGATATTGTCAAAACATGTGCAAGGATTTTGCTTCTCATGGTGTGATGACATTTTGTTTTGCTAAACTAGCAATTTTCGTGTACGATGTTACCTTGCAGATATATAATGTCAAAatattatacaaaaaaatacaaatgtGCTTATTATACCTTTTCTTCATGAAAGTTAAAAAATTCTACAAAAGTAGCTCTTCGGCTTTGGATGATGACTTTACGTTACAATCTTTACGTTGTTGGTCTTCATACCCCTCATCAATATCAACAGACTTTCTTTGATGTGTATACTTCCACTCTGTTCATTGTTTGCAAGGTCACACATCCACCATTCTGAATCCACCGCTTGGCGCTTGCCTCATCTTGGGTATTGGACGGTTGGCAGGTTATTCGGGACGCCTGGGATCACGGGCTCCATAGCAACTGTGTctgaaaaaccaaattttgaaaaatattaccCCCGTATTCTGCGTGCTCCCTCTCTCGCTTCCACAGTCAGGTAGCTGCCCCATCACTGGCTTCCAGCACCGGTGCAGCGGAAGGTGCgctgttcctctctctctctctcttgggtCCTTGGGTACGTTTTCTTTCACAGCTTCTTAAAGATTAGGGCTTCGTAAGaccaccttttctttttatggtgGTGTTGTAATGGTGCAACACTTATTTTTCGCGCAGAGTTGGAGAGTTTTAGGTTTGTTGATGGTTTCTGGATAACTTGGCTATGTTTGAGGAATTTCACCGTATTCGTTTTCTACGTTTCCTTTGCCTCTTTTCACCTAGATCTCTTGCTCGGAGTTGGAATCACCAAAACAGAAAGCTAGAAGTTTCGAAATTTAATGCTATCTTCTCACCTTTTTGTTTGGTATGTGTAGAAGTTGTCCAAGAAGCAATAGATATGTCTGGCTATTGTTTTGATGCCTAATGGAAAATTTAATTGGGGCATTGGTATTTTTAGGAATTCTAGATACCAATATGCGCCGAATTAGttagttttacaataaaaaaaaatgaaatacgGCATTCCTCTCGAATTGCTTTTGGGTGCTAGTTTCTCTCACCTGCTGTCACGTCTCGCAATTCTCCTTCTTCCTTAGAAACCGTGTTCCTGCAGATTGGGTTTATGGCACGTTTCGGTTCTTCGTCAGGACGAGCCAGTAATGCTTTAGAATTGTCTCATTTGTCTTCTGCTTCCTTGTTTTGGAAATCAGAGAAAATGACATTTGTATTTTCCAAAAGTGAAGTCTTCTCGACggtttcttctcttccttacgTTTTACCGTCTTGGTTGCCTTTCTCGTGAGACATGGTGAAAGGATGTTCTGTTATAGTCTACCTAAGCATGCCGGGAAGTTCGATAAGCTGTAGATTTGTGAACTATTATCGAGGATGTGCTTGCAAGTGCAGCGAGATGGTTAAAGCATTTGACTTTGAGACTGCACTTTTACgaaatcatctttttttttttatttaatgtgACTCGCCTTTGTGCTGGGCCTTTTGACACATCTAAATTTTGCGTGAAGTTGATTAcgttttattcttttttgtttggcttTCCGATTGCTTTAATTTGGGCGATGGTGAAAAGGTGATTTTCTGAAGAAAATCATAAGTTTTGGTATCTCTGCTTTTAGAGCTTggaattaagaaaaaacaaaatctagGTCGTATCATCTATCCAGCTTTCAACAGTTGGTGGATATTGCATGTTTACTTGAGAAGAATGAGAATTTCAAAGTTGTCCGCTCTCAGTGGCAACCGTGAGAAGGTTTTTTGATGCCGTAACAGCTTGTAGTTGTTGATAATCTAATGTGTACCCATCATTGTAATAGATATATGTGCAAACAAGAGAGTATACAATTAAAGAAATTTTATGAATCTCTATACAGCTTCAGCACATAAAAATTGATGCTTCACCCTTATGGACATTGTGTTTTATTGTTGGTCCATGCAAGAGCCACACTGCAGTATGTTTGCATTAAGACCATTCTTATTTAAACTTATGTATACTTGAGATGCGTTAGTTGAGGCTCAGGCTACAAATTCATCACAATGTAATTGCTTTCTTGTTTATTCTAGGTTCTTCTTTATCATTTGGTTTTCctgataattttgaaaaatatagcaCTCCCATGTTTTATTGTGTGGTCTCCTTGATAATGATAACTGTCACTCTAACTTCTATTGGATTATCAAATCAAACTTGCATATCTCTCTTCAAAATTCGAATATACAGATGTGGCCTTTATAGTTTTATGGAATGCAAATAAGATAAGGACTTTACCAAATGCTAAAAAGCTTGATgatttattgtttcttttgaaatttggtAAGCTATGAATCTTAGTTTGAACTTTCAACTTATGCATccgaaaagaaaacaaaaacgcATCTTAACAGTGCTCCTGTAGATTTTGAACCATGGAGATGTCTCTTTAGAATTTatggaaaaggaaacaaacttTGGTTTTCCAAGTGCAATGGCACAATTTTGTTGCAATTACATCAGTTTCAATCATCATTTATGTCAAAGAATGGTGTAGAGGGATACCTTCCAATCATAGTAGCAAAAAACACGCTTAAAATGCGAAAAATAAGTCAGTCggaaaaaacagcaaaaaaaataccaaattgaaaaaaacacattttttcatgtttcacattttttgccttttttttttcatttttggctttttttttcatgtttttcgaTGCCAGACtgattgtttttatatatatttttaatttttttgatgttgtcttatttgtttctcatttatttgtttttccctaatttttatgatttttctaatttttaattaCCATATCTTTCCCATTTTTCCAAGCTCGCCGTATCGTATCTGAGGAAAATCTTGCTGTTTACAATGTGAAACGATATTTGTTGACTATGCTTCTACTGCTCTTAATTTGCATTAGCTCAAATTCGTATTTGGTTATACTGAACTTCCCAAAAGTAGGAAGCGACCTTCCTACTAAATAGGAAGCATGCTTCCTATTCATGCAGATCTTGCTTCACAGGATCTGGACATGAGAGTccaattttgttaaaaaacacaatttttgcTTGTTACGTGCTTCCCGATTGATTCCTATCTGCTTCCAATTTTGGTTTGGTTCACATTTGTTTGCATCATAATTTGCTTCATTTCAATTTGCAGTCCACTTCTAGTTTATTCCCTATCTTTTGCTCCTTAAATTTTTGAAGGGTCTTGCTTCTTGCTTTTGCTTCCCATGTCGCTGCTTGCTCCCTATTCTCGAGTTGGTAACTGTGGGATTTATCGTAGTCCCTTAACATAAGGTCAGTATTCACACAAATATTATTCatgtatattttttcataaatgcaaatgaaagaacaaatttCCTATTTGTTTGAAACAATGCATGCACCTATTTCCTGTTTTAGTTCAATGTAAGTGTTAATAAGTTTCAGGGAGTAGATGGGGTTCCCTTTAGGATAGGTGATTGGAAGACCTGATTCGAACACCAATGAACAACTTTTGTGGAGCAATTATAGATAGATTGTAGGGGCCACAAGCTTGTATATGTACTGATCCTGATGATTAGTTGAAACATGTATGTTGCTTCATTTGTTTTACATTGAGAGTGTACAGTACTGGGTGACATGATCTAAAGACTGATAACTAAACCTGCTCCCTCTTTCAGTCTTCCCCAAAAGTTTGGCTCACTGctagaaagagaagaagaagaaaaatagcaTCATGGACCATCTAGCATTCTTATATCCAACCTTTTCAATTGGACTACTGAAGCAGAGTCACCACCCCATCCTTCTATCCACCATTACTTTTGCAACTTTGTCCTTTTCACAGAAAAAGGAGTGTCATGTACAACACTCCTATGGCAGAAAATATAATCATGTTAATCTCCAGGAGAACTGCCTCTCTATCCTAAAGAATTGCCGCCTTCTCCCCCAAGTCCTCCAAGTCCATGCCCATGCGCTCCGAACTAGTCTTTTCCAGCTGCCCATAATTCAGATCAGCCTGCTTTCTATCGCTACCAGAAAAATGAAGGATATTGACATGAACTATTTAAGCTTGGTCTTCAAGCAAATTGATAAACCCACCAATTCCATGTATAATTTGATGATCAGAGGGTATGCCAACGGCAATGTTCCTGGAAAGGCCATCTTCTTCTATAGGCAGATGAGAAGGCGTGAAGTCCATCCTGATGCATTTGCATCATCTTTTGTTCTCAAGTCATGTAGCAGGATCTCAGCCTTGTTTGAAGGGCAGCAGATCCATGCTGGCATTGTGAAGGATGGCTATGAGCCAGATGGCCTTCTGATGACCACATTGATGGATTTGTATGGGAGGTGCAGGCTTGGGGATGATGCACATCAGTTGTTCGATGAAATGCCTAACAGAGATGTTGTTTCGTGGAATGTCCTAATCTCTTGTTTCTTGCAGAACAAATGCACTCGTGATGCACTAGGTCTGTTTTTAAGGATGATGAGTTTTGATGATGTGTCACAGAGACCAGATCATGTGACTTGCTTACTCACTCTATCTGCTTGTGCTAATTTAGGAGCGCTGGATGTTGGTGAGAGTGTGCGGAGATATGCTGAGGATTGTGGGTTTGATGATGCATTGAACATCAAGAATTCTTTGATAGACATGTATGCGAAATGTGGATGCCTGGACAAGGCTCTGGAGTTATTTGATAAAACAATTGGGAGAAACGTTGTCACTTGGACCACTATGATTTCAGCTCTTGCAATGCATGGACAAGGGAGGCTTGCAATTGAAGCATTTCAAGCAATGGGAAGATCAGGGATTCAGCCAGATGTTCAGACGTTCACTGCTGTGTTATCTGCCTGTAGTCATGCTGGATTGGTGGATGCAGGTCGCAAGTATTTTGATATGATGGTAGACTTTGGTATTAAGCCAACCATTCATCATTATGGATGCATGGTTGATCTTCTTGGTCGAGCAGGCTTGTTGGAAGATGCCTATGGCATGATTATGTCAATGGATGCTGAACCTGATCAAATGATTTGGAGAACCTTGCTTGGTGCTTGCAGGATCCATGGAAATGTGAGTCTAGGTCAGCAGGTTATCACCCACTTGATCAATATGAAGGCCTATCAAGCAGGGGACTATGTCCTATTATCAAATATACATGCTGCACGTGGTAATTGGGATGGTGTAGCCCAGTTGAGGAGAGTAATGAAGGATGAAGCAATCATGACGACACCAGGATGCAGCACAATTCAGTTGAATGGAAAATTTCATGactttgttgttgatgatgactCACATATTCAGACAAAGGAGATCTTTGCTGTGTTGGATGAATTACAGATGCATTTGAAAAGTGCTGGTTATGTTGCTAGTTCAGCAGCCAAATAGATATGCTGAAGCCAGAATTGAAGGCAAACTTTAAAATGGGTACATTATTTGTGCATATGCAGAGAACAGTTGCTTCAATCTGACAAATGTGGGGGAAGTTGTTGATTGTTGGAAGGCAACACAGAAAGAGCTTTTCTTTTCAAGGGAATTATACACTCCAGTTCTGGAGTAGCAGTCACCTTTCCTATGCTTTCCCATTCCAAAGTGTCTTATTTGCAGTGGGTGAGTATAACCATTCCTCCATTTTGTGTGGTTCCTTCTCTAGTGACATAAATGTTCTAGCATTTTGTGGATGTACACATTTTCTTTCTGCATTCACCTTCATCATGAAGTGGTTTTCAAGCTTGCATATGATAGTCACTTGAGGTAGAAATTCCATAGTTCTCTACATGAATTTATTGTTCTTAAGAGGGGGACGATATTATACCATGTCACGTTGAATGGTGCAAAGTGCAGGTGTGGGTGTCGATGCAGGTGCTGGTGTGTTAATTCTCAAAAAATTAGAGTACTATTTTGGCACGCATGCATGCACTCCCCACCCcccacacatatatataaaaaatgtaagCACCAGCCACCACTATCTATTTTGTGGTTATCCAACTGTTTGGTGCCGGCTCAAATGATAAGATGATCCTTTTCTGAACTAAAGCGCCTCCTTCACTTGAAGAGAGCTTTTCCTCCTTAtaattttccttctcttctctaaCCCAGAAACCCTCATATCCCTCTGTCTCTGTTGCCTACTCTCTCCCTGTGCATACCATCTCTGTCTGCAGAGAGTGGCACACCCTACCAATCGCCAGAGCTGCCCATCATCACTTCTAGGTCTCCTATTCCCTTTCCCCACTGCCAGAGCTGCTGATGTGCCCTGCCAGTAAGAGCATCTCTCTTCCCCCCCATCCTTCAAGCTCATCAGTGTAGCACAAAGATGGTTCAGGATTTCTTGGAGATCTGAATCTCATTTTGCAGTTCTGAGGCTTCTGCTTATGGGCTAGCCATCTTATGTCCACAGTGTGCATTTGCATGGAGCACCCTGTGATGCAAATGGCATGGGCACTTAAACaggtgttttctttttgctttcaaACTGttagagtgtgtgtgtgtgtgttctttttcatgatgtatttttttatttctttcctagATGAGGAAACAGGCACATTGATGATGGGCACTTGCACAGGTGTCTTCCTTTTGCTCTTAAACtgtgaatatttttttctttttcttttttccctgaagtgatcttttatttcttttctagaTAAGGAAACAGGCACATTGATAAACTGATAGAAGTGGAAGCAAACAAATAGTGAGATTACTTGAAGCAGCCAAGATTTTGCAGTCA
This genomic interval carries:
- the LOC116261034 gene encoding pentatricopeptide repeat-containing protein At3g47530-like isoform X2, yielding MDHLAFLYPTFSIGLLKQSHHPILLSTITFATLSFSQKKECHVQHSYGRKYNHVNLQENCLSILKNCRLLPQVLQVHAHALRTSLFQLPIIQISLLSIATRKMKDIDMNYLSLVFKQIDKPTNSMYNLMIRGYANGNVPGKAIFFYRQMRRREVHPDAFASSFVLKSCSRISALFEGQQIHAGIVKDGYEPDGLLMTTLMDLYGRCRLGDDAHQLFDEMPNRDVVSWNVLISCFLQNKCTRDALGALDVGESVRRYAEDCGFDDALNIKNSLIDMYAKCGCLDKALELFDKTIGRNVVTWTTMISALAMHGQGRLAIEAFQAMGRSGIQPDVQTFTAVLSACSHAGLVDAGRKYFDMMVDFGIKPTIHHYGCMVDLLGRAGLLEDAYGMIMSMDAEPDQMIWRTLLGACRIHGNVSLGQQVITHLINMKAYQAGDYVLLSNIHAARGNWDGVAQLRRVMKDEAIMTTPGCSTIQLNGKFHDFVVDDDSHIQTKEIFAVLDELQMHLKSAGYVASSAAK
- the LOC116261034 gene encoding pentatricopeptide repeat-containing protein At3g47530-like isoform X1, producing MDHLAFLYPTFSIGLLKQSHHPILLSTITFATLSFSQKKECHVQHSYGRKYNHVNLQENCLSILKNCRLLPQVLQVHAHALRTSLFQLPIIQISLLSIATRKMKDIDMNYLSLVFKQIDKPTNSMYNLMIRGYANGNVPGKAIFFYRQMRRREVHPDAFASSFVLKSCSRISALFEGQQIHAGIVKDGYEPDGLLMTTLMDLYGRCRLGDDAHQLFDEMPNRDVVSWNVLISCFLQNKCTRDALGLFLRMMSFDDVSQRPDHVTCLLTLSACANLGALDVGESVRRYAEDCGFDDALNIKNSLIDMYAKCGCLDKALELFDKTIGRNVVTWTTMISALAMHGQGRLAIEAFQAMGRSGIQPDVQTFTAVLSACSHAGLVDAGRKYFDMMVDFGIKPTIHHYGCMVDLLGRAGLLEDAYGMIMSMDAEPDQMIWRTLLGACRIHGNVSLGQQVITHLINMKAYQAGDYVLLSNIHAARGNWDGVAQLRRVMKDEAIMTTPGCSTIQLNGKFHDFVVDDDSHIQTKEIFAVLDELQMHLKSAGYVASSAAK